CAGAAAAATTAAATGAAGGAAAAACAATTGCTTGGTTTCAGTCAGGATCAGAATTTGGTCCCCGTTCTTTGGGGCGAAGAAGTATTTTGGGGCATCCAGGAATTGAAGGAATGAAAGACCATATCAATCTAAAGATTAAATTCAGGGAAGATTTTCGCCCTTTTGCACCTGCAGTTTTAAAAGATAAAGTACAAGAATATTTTTTGTATGGGAGAAAAAGTCCCTATATGATTTTGGTAGATAAAACAAGACCGGAACATTTGGAAAACCTTAAAAATGTTACCCATAGAGATGGTTCTGCAAGAGTTCAGACTGTTGAGGAAAGCTGGAACCCAAAATTTGCAAAGTTGCTAACTGCATTTTATAAACAAAGCGGAATACCCGTTTTACTCAATACAAGCCTCAATAAAAAAGGAATGCCTATTGTTGAAACTCCCGAAGAAGCACTTCATTTATTCGAAATTACAGCTTTGGATATTCTAGTGATGGAAGATTATGTAATTGAAAAATAACAGCTATTCTAAATCTTTCAATATGATATCTAAATTTGGCGGATTCATGCGTTTGAGTTCAGCGATTATAAGCTGCTTCTCTTTTTCAGAAGTTTCTGTAGCAGGACGTATAAATTCATTTTGACTGGCATGCTTAAAAAATAAATGATCGGTCCAGTCATTTCGAAGCCCGTCAATAACAAGGTGTATTCTGTCTTCAGTTCCGCGATTTGCGACCGAATGGGTAAAATTAGCATCAATATACCAGCATTCTCCTTCGTTCATAATCAAACGGTTTCCGTCTAAAATGAATTCAACTTCGCTATTGGTAATAATTGGGATATGTAATCTGAAACATCCGTCTTCATACCCCAGGCAATTATCGGTATGTGGTTTAACTTCGGCACCAACATCGAGTTTTAACAATCGGACAGCAGTTTTTTCGAATAAAAAGCTATCCAGAATTTCCTGAAAATAACTACAGGATTCCATGATTTCGGTAGGAACCAGTTTTTCATCACCGTTCGGAAGTGCAAAAATCGAATCAGATTTTCCGTTTTGTGACATTAAGGCTATAGAAGTCCATTTTCCGGAATAATCATTTGTATTGTAATGATTTATCCATTTTTTATCGATGATTTTACGAACATCCGTTTTAAGTTTTTCAGGATCAAAAAACATCGGAAATTTTATTGAGCGTACTAATTTATCCATAATTTAATCTCTTAGCCATTTTAACATTTCTGGAAAAGGCTCTTTGCCTTCTTTCTCAGCGTTTACTTTTCCTAAGGCAAGTCCGGCCCATTCAAGAAAAGGCAATCCAATATAATTTTCATTTGTAAAATTTGAAATCAGCCATTCTGATTCGTTTTTGTAACCGTTGGGATGGAAGACAAATTCAATAGGTAGTTCTAAATGTTTTGCAGCTGCGAAAGACCAAAGAATGGCACCCATTTCCTCGCCCTGAGAAGGCCAGTCAGCAGCCATTTCATCTGTTCCGACAATTTTTCTTTCGGCTGAAGTTGTTACAGCCAGATGCCCGGCTTCATGAAGAATATCACCCGGATATAATAATTTTTCATAATCAATATAAAGACAATTTGGACCTAAACTCAATCCTGGCAGAAATGAAGTTTCTAACTGCTTTTCAACAACATCAATTCCAATTTCGTCCAAAAAGGACAGTACTTTTTCTAATTCGGCAGATTGTTTTTCTATGATCATAATTATTTCGGAATTAAGTCAGTATACCAGAATCCGTAATCAAAAGCATCTGTGGCGTTGGTGTCACAGGCTGTATTAGAGGATTCTGTTTTTGGTTTTTCATATTTTCTATATACGGTTTCACCAATTTCGAAATTGATGGCTTCTGAGAAAATAGGTCCGTTAAAAGTAAAAGTATGAAATTCACCATTTTCACCACAAACATCAACATCTTCAGGTAAATCATTTATAAAATCCTGATCTATTATTCGACCAACAAAACTTTTGTCCAGATAACGTTCATTAACACAAACCACAATTGTTTTAAAACCTAAACCGATGAATTCCTGAATCAAATCAGAAGTCGGGATTTTCCAGATTGGGAAAACGCCTTCAAAGCCCATTTCAGCTAATTTGTCTTCACGGTATTTTCGTAAATCTTCCAGAAAAATATCCCCAAAAACAGAATGTGTTATTCCTTCTTTTTTTAATCCGGACAATGTTTCAGTCATGACATTTTCATAGACTTCCATGGTTGGCATTTCCGGAATCTGCATTATTTTCAAAGGTAAACCAAGACTTTTAGCCTGTGCTTCGAGTAATGCTGTACGAACGCCATGCATAGAAATTCGTTGATATTGCTGATTGACGCTAGTCAGTAAACATTCAATTTTGTATTCAGGGTTTTGAAGAATTTTGTATAAAGCGAGAGCAGAATCTTTCCCGCTGCTCCAGTTGAATAAGGCTTTTTTAGGTGTTGACACGTTCAGGTAATTTTTCTAATGTAAACATACAAATTTCATTCGATTTGTTGGTGAAACCTTTGTAACTTTGGATTTTGCCTTCAATTTTATTCAATGAAATACATTTTATTATTTTTCACCGCCTTCGGTTTTGCACAACAAATCCAATTTGTCGATTTTAAATCGGTTTCAGCACAATTAAAACTAAATGCAAATGAAAAATCGGTTTCAGGTTCTGTTAACTATCATTTTGAAGTTTTAAAACCAATAGATACTATAAAGATTGATGCTAAAAACATGGAATTTTCCAAAGTAACAATCAATCAGAAAGAAACGGTTTTTATTAATACAGGCAAGCAGCTACAAATCGTTGATCATTTTAAGGAAGGCGAAAATCAATTGACTTTTGAATATACTGTAAAGCCTAAACAAGCCTTGTATTTTGTAGATATTGAAAATGCCGAGGCACAAATCTGGACACAAGGGCAGGGAAGATACACAAGTAACTGGTTTCCGAGTTTTGATGATGTGAATGAAAAATTGATTTTTAACCTCGGAATTACCTACGATAAAAACTATCAGGTTATCTCTAACGGGATTTTAAAAGAAAAGGCAGAAGAAAACAATCAGTTTCACTGGCAATATCAAATGGAAAAGCCAATGAGTTCTTATTTATTAATGCTTGCCATTGGAAAATTTGATAAAAAAGAATTCAGATCAAAATCTAAAATTCCGCTTGAATATTATCTTGAATCTAAAGATGCAGACCGTTTAGAACCGACATACCGTTATTCGAAACGTATTTTTGACTTTTTAGAGAAAGAAATAGGAGTAAAATACCCTTGGAAAATAAACAGACAAATTCCGGTTCGTGATTTTTTGTATGCCGGAATGGAAAATACAACTACAACGCTTTTTGCTACACGTTATGTCGTAGATTCGATTGGTTTTGAAGACCGAAACTATACTAATGTTGATGCACATGAGCTTGCACATCATTGGTTTGGAGATCTGATTACCGCAGAGAGCAGTACGCATCACTGGCTTCAGGAAGGTTTTGCAACCTATTATGCTTTATTGGCAGAAAAAGAAATTTACGGAGAAGATTATTTTTATTCCAAATTATACGATACGGCGCAACAGCTCAAATTTGCTTCCAGAACCGATTCAATTCCGGTTTTGAATCCCAAAGCCAGTTCACTGACTTTTTACGAAAAAGGAGCCTGGGCATTATTTGTTCTGCATGAATCTATTGGTGATAAAGCATTTAAAAAGGCAATAAAAAGCTATTTAAAGAAGTATGCTTATCAAACTGTTAACACGCAGGATTTCTTCAACGAAATTAAAAAAGTATCCGATTTTGATTTGGATAAATTTCAGAAAGCATGGCTGGAAACTACTGCTTTTGATACCCCGACAGCGAATGCTTTATTGATTAAAAACAAAGCAATTCTGGAAAGACTCGAAGTGGATAAACTGAAAAAGACACCTTTGGCAGAAAAGCAGGATTACTTTTTGAAAATTTT
The Flavobacterium flavigenum genome window above contains:
- a CDS encoding aspartyl/asparaginyl beta-hydroxylase domain-containing protein — protein: MDKLVRSIKFPMFFDPEKLKTDVRKIIDKKWINHYNTNDYSGKWTSIALMSQNGKSDSIFALPNGDEKLVPTEIMESCSYFQEILDSFLFEKTAVRLLKLDVGAEVKPHTDNCLGYEDGCFRLHIPIITNSEVEFILDGNRLIMNEGECWYIDANFTHSVANRGTEDRIHLVIDGLRNDWTDHLFFKHASQNEFIRPATETSEKEKQLIIAELKRMNPPNLDIILKDLE
- a CDS encoding diphthine--ammonia ligase; translation: MSTPKKALFNWSSGKDSALALYKILQNPEYKIECLLTSVNQQYQRISMHGVRTALLEAQAKSLGLPLKIMQIPEMPTMEVYENVMTETLSGLKKEGITHSVFGDIFLEDLRKYREDKLAEMGFEGVFPIWKIPTSDLIQEFIGLGFKTIVVCVNERYLDKSFVGRIIDQDFINDLPEDVDVCGENGEFHTFTFNGPIFSEAINFEIGETVYRKYEKPKTESSNTACDTNATDAFDYGFWYTDLIPK
- a CDS encoding M1 family metallopeptidase: MKYILLFFTAFGFAQQIQFVDFKSVSAQLKLNANEKSVSGSVNYHFEVLKPIDTIKIDAKNMEFSKVTINQKETVFINTGKQLQIVDHFKEGENQLTFEYTVKPKQALYFVDIENAEAQIWTQGQGRYTSNWFPSFDDVNEKLIFNLGITYDKNYQVISNGILKEKAEENNQFHWQYQMEKPMSSYLLMLAIGKFDKKEFRSKSKIPLEYYLESKDADRLEPTYRYSKRIFDFLEKEIGVKYPWKINRQIPVRDFLYAGMENTTTTLFATRYVVDSIGFEDRNYTNVDAHELAHHWFGDLITAESSTHHWLQEGFATYYALLAEKEIYGEDYFYSKLYDTAQQLKFASRTDSIPVLNPKASSLTFYEKGAWALFVLHESIGDKAFKKAIKSYLKKYAYQTVNTQDFFNEIKKVSDFDLDKFQKAWLETTAFDTPTANALLIKNKAILERLEVDKLKKTPLAEKQDYFLKILNSDSYQAVKVSVIDQIESEKYEAKKALLITALQTNNIKVRQAIAENLSKIPEDFRVEYETLLEDKSYQTQEIALYFLWKNFPELRAAYLDKTKTWIGFNDYNLRTLWLSLALSTENYSNDPEVLISELIAFSSVKYEATTRQNALEKLIAFKIINDQVLSNLVNATTHHMWQFSKFGRETIRLLLKNSEMRASFERILPNLTPDEQFQLNRLLKE